In the genome of Rhizobium rhizogenes, one region contains:
- a CDS encoding ABC-F family ATP-binding cassette domain-containing protein: MTLVTLRNLGIILGKPLFSGLSLTIHAGDRIGIVAANGCGKSTLLNCLAGELDATSGDITRQRGLTQSIVHQHLPPALLEKTMRDAVLSALPADVIDSDSWRADIILDDMAVPESYRHRPLQALSGGWQRLAMLARAWITEPDILLLDEPTNHLDLEKIRVLEGFLQQLPRDTAVVIVSHDRAFLDNVTRFTLFLRPDNSSFFRLPYGHARAALEEEDTADERRFERDMKTVQQLRRQAAKLNNIGINSGSDLLTVKTRQLRERAEKLEEKARPAHQERSAGKIQLANRGTHAKVLVTLEDIPVSTPDGTLLLRTGRQFIRQGDRIVILGRNGVGKTRLISLLKAAVAADGEVVEGIRATPSLVAGYIDQSLAEIDDRRTPLALITHRFDIGDQRAHGLLAGAGIDMEMQKRRIASLSGGQKARLAMLVLRLTEPNFYLLDEPTNHLDIEGQEALEAEITGRQASCVLVSHDRSFVRAVGARFWLIDKRRLVEVDDPEAFFASA, encoded by the coding sequence ATGACCCTTGTCACACTTCGAAACCTCGGAATCATTCTGGGCAAACCGCTTTTTTCCGGTCTCAGCCTCACCATCCATGCGGGAGACCGCATCGGCATCGTGGCCGCGAATGGCTGCGGCAAATCCACCCTGCTCAATTGCCTTGCTGGCGAACTGGATGCCACCAGCGGTGATATCACCCGGCAGCGCGGATTGACGCAGTCCATCGTCCACCAGCATCTGCCCCCGGCCCTTCTGGAAAAGACCATGCGCGACGCGGTGCTATCCGCCCTGCCGGCGGATGTGATCGACAGCGACAGCTGGCGCGCCGACATCATCCTCGACGACATGGCCGTGCCGGAAAGCTATCGCCATCGCCCGCTGCAGGCGCTGAGCGGCGGCTGGCAGCGGCTCGCCATGCTGGCGCGGGCATGGATCACCGAGCCGGATATTCTCCTGCTCGACGAACCGACCAACCATCTCGACCTCGAAAAAATCAGGGTGCTGGAAGGGTTTCTCCAACAATTGCCGCGCGATACGGCGGTGGTCATCGTCAGCCATGACCGCGCCTTTCTCGACAACGTCACCAGATTCACGCTGTTCCTGCGGCCGGACAATTCCTCATTCTTCCGGCTGCCCTATGGCCATGCGCGGGCGGCGCTCGAGGAAGAGGACACGGCCGATGAGCGACGCTTCGAGCGCGACATGAAGACGGTGCAGCAATTGCGCCGGCAGGCGGCGAAGCTCAACAATATCGGCATCAATTCGGGCAGCGATCTTCTGACCGTCAAGACCAGGCAGTTGCGCGAGCGCGCCGAGAAGCTGGAGGAAAAAGCGCGTCCCGCCCATCAGGAACGATCCGCCGGAAAGATCCAGCTCGCCAATCGCGGCACACATGCCAAGGTTCTGGTGACGCTGGAGGACATTCCCGTTTCGACGCCTGATGGCACACTGCTGTTGCGCACCGGCCGGCAGTTCATCCGCCAGGGCGACCGCATCGTCATTCTTGGTCGTAACGGCGTCGGCAAGACGCGGCTGATCTCGCTCCTGAAGGCGGCGGTGGCGGCCGACGGCGAGGTGGTGGAGGGCATCAGGGCCACGCCCTCGCTGGTGGCCGGATACATCGACCAGTCGCTTGCCGAAATCGACGACAGGCGCACGCCGCTTGCGCTCATCACACACCGTTTCGACATTGGCGACCAGCGCGCGCATGGTTTGCTGGCGGGTGCGGGCATCGATATGGAAATGCAGAAACGACGCATCGCATCGCTCTCCGGCGGGCAGAAAGCGCGGCTTGCCATGCTGGTGTTGCGCCTGACCGAGCCGAACTTCTATCTGCTGGACGAGCCGACCAACCATCTCGACATCGAGGGGCAGGAAGCGCTGGAGGCGGAAATCACCGGCAGGCAGGCGAGCTGCGTGCTCGTCTCCCACGACCGGAGCTTCGTGCGGGCGGTCGGAGCCCGTTTCTGGCTGATCGACAAACGCCGGCTGGTGGAGGTGGATGATCCGGAAGCGTTTTTCGCCTCGGCCTGA
- a CDS encoding MbcA/ParS/Xre antitoxin family protein: MNVHAKTAMDSPAQGRVVTKAVIAAAERLGLNAARTADILGVSAPTVSRMKRLDFLLEPGAKSFELAVLLIRVFRSLDAIAGGDEVVAKNWLRNHNVALNAVPADKLTTITGLIDVLSYLDARRAPV; this comes from the coding sequence ATGAATGTTCACGCCAAGACTGCCATGGATTCTCCCGCACAGGGCAGGGTCGTCACTAAGGCCGTCATCGCCGCCGCCGAGCGGCTGGGCCTGAATGCCGCCCGCACGGCGGATATTCTCGGCGTTTCAGCCCCTACGGTGTCGCGCATGAAGCGGCTCGATTTCCTGCTGGAGCCGGGCGCCAAGTCTTTCGAACTGGCGGTGTTGCTGATCCGGGTTTTCCGCTCGCTGGACGCAATCGCCGGCGGTGACGAGGTGGTGGCGAAGAACTGGCTGCGCAACCACAATGTTGCGCTGAACGCCGTGCCTGCCGACAAGCTGACCACCATTACCGGATTGATCGATGTCCTCTCCTATCTGGACGCCCGACGCGCTCCTGTCTGA
- a CDS encoding YciI family protein, protein MRAIVFVKATKSSEDGVMPTTELMEAMGKFNEELVNAGIMQSGDGLHPSSKGKRVVFDGDSRTVVDGPFPHTNELVAGFWLWNVKDMDEAVAWVKRCPNPMLERSEIEIRPLFEMEDFGDAVTPEIAAHVEELRARVGKQ, encoded by the coding sequence ATGCGTGCAATCGTTTTTGTAAAAGCCACCAAGAGCAGCGAAGATGGCGTGATGCCCACGACTGAACTCATGGAGGCAATGGGAAAATTCAACGAGGAACTGGTCAATGCCGGCATCATGCAATCCGGCGACGGCCTGCACCCCTCCTCCAAGGGCAAGAGGGTTGTTTTTGATGGCGACAGCCGCACTGTCGTCGACGGCCCCTTCCCGCATACCAACGAGCTGGTCGCCGGCTTCTGGCTGTGGAATGTCAAGGACATGGATGAGGCGGTGGCGTGGGTGAAACGCTGCCCCAACCCGATGCTGGAGCGCAGCGAAATCGAAATCCGCCCGTTGTTCGAAATGGAAGATTTTGGCGATGCCGTAACGCCGGAAATCGCAGCGCATGTGGAAGAACTGCGCGCCCGTGTGGGCAAGCAGTAG
- a CDS encoding RES family NAD+ phosphorylase, translating to MSSPIWTPDALLSEKRAVSGKYWRLVEAQHQVSTMKLVDTVDEQSLLEDILETSKRPFPPECAGLDYLLATPFRYGAAYPHGSRFRRAGFTEGVYYAAAKVETALAEMAFYRLLFYAESPGTPLPANPAEYSAFAARVATGAALDLTKPELNRDERLWTDLTNYEPCQALADKAREAKVEAILYRSVRDPAGGLNIAILSPKAFAAKTPVDRMSWRIHLSKTGVQALCEFPMRRAGFSVSDFAGDPRLAGLLG from the coding sequence ATGTCCTCTCCTATCTGGACGCCCGACGCGCTCCTGTCTGAAAAACGCGCCGTATCGGGAAAATACTGGCGGCTGGTCGAGGCGCAGCATCAAGTATCCACCATGAAGCTGGTGGATACGGTGGATGAGCAATCGCTGCTGGAAGATATTCTCGAGACGAGCAAGCGGCCGTTTCCGCCCGAATGCGCCGGTCTCGATTATCTTCTCGCCACGCCTTTCCGTTATGGTGCCGCCTATCCGCACGGTTCGCGTTTCCGCCGTGCGGGTTTCACCGAAGGGGTTTATTACGCTGCGGCGAAGGTGGAGACGGCGCTGGCCGAAATGGCCTTTTACCGGCTGCTGTTTTATGCCGAATCGCCGGGTACGCCGCTGCCCGCCAATCCCGCCGAATATTCCGCCTTCGCCGCCCGTGTCGCCACCGGTGCCGCACTTGACCTGACGAAACCGGAACTGAACCGTGACGAGCGGCTGTGGACCGATCTCACGAATTACGAGCCCTGCCAGGCGCTTGCCGACAAGGCGCGGGAGGCGAAGGTCGAGGCCATCCTTTATCGCTCGGTGCGCGATCCGGCAGGCGGCCTTAACATCGCAATTCTGTCGCCAAAGGCCTTTGCTGCCAAAACGCCTGTAGATCGAATGAGCTGGCGCATTCACCTGTCGAAAACCGGGGTGCAGGCCCTGTGCGAATTTCCGATGCGGCGGGCCGGTTTTTCTGTCTCGGATTTTGCCGGTGATCCGCGTCTGGCCGGCCTCTTGGGGTGA
- a CDS encoding type II toxin-antitoxin system RelE/ParE family toxin, with product MKRIVATFFATDEGAEPVKDWLMSLDKDDRRMIGSDIATVEFGWPIGMPICRPIRDGVREVRSSVKNGKVEARTYFGVDGGIMLLLHGEEGKDGQQDAIKLAIKRWKEHQERSRRLKKIDKGKKK from the coding sequence ATGAAGCGCATCGTGGCGACATTCTTCGCGACGGACGAGGGAGCGGAGCCTGTTAAAGACTGGCTTATGTCACTCGATAAGGACGACCGCCGCATGATCGGGTCTGACATTGCGACCGTTGAGTTCGGTTGGCCAATTGGAATGCCTATTTGCAGGCCCATTAGGGATGGTGTTCGTGAAGTCCGTTCCAGCGTCAAAAATGGAAAGGTTGAAGCCAGAACCTATTTTGGAGTTGATGGCGGGATAATGCTCCTGCTTCACGGGGAAGAAGGCAAGGATGGCCAACAGGATGCGATCAAACTGGCGATCAAGCGTTGGAAAGAGCATCAGGAGCGATCCAGGCGATTGAAAAAGATCGATAAAGGGAAAAAGAAATGA
- a CDS encoding MarR family winged helix-turn-helix transcriptional regulator, producing MSNASVIPFSTTLFVRDACLCLHAQRAARALARLFDNALKPVGINNGQFSLLMSLNRPEPPPMGPVAHLLAMDRTTLTAALKPLERRGLVSIEQDPKDRRGKRLRLTADGMAVLAAAFPIWEQTHAEIEAKIGSGDPDRLRRDLIDLG from the coding sequence ATGTCAAACGCCAGCGTGATTCCTTTTTCGACAACTCTTTTCGTGCGGGACGCCTGTCTCTGCCTGCATGCGCAGCGTGCGGCGCGGGCTCTGGCGCGGCTGTTCGACAATGCGCTGAAGCCTGTTGGCATCAATAACGGCCAGTTTTCCCTGCTGATGTCGCTCAATCGGCCGGAGCCGCCGCCGATGGGGCCAGTGGCCCATCTTCTCGCCATGGACCGCACGACGCTGACGGCGGCGTTGAAGCCGCTGGAACGGCGCGGGCTGGTCAGTATCGAACAGGACCCGAAGGACAGGCGCGGCAAGCGGCTGCGGCTAACGGCGGATGGCATGGCCGTGCTTGCGGCGGCCTTTCCCATCTGGGAACAGACCCATGCCGAAATCGAAGCGAAAATCGGCAGTGGCGACCCCGACCGGCTGCGCCGCGATCTTATCGATCTCGGCTGA
- a CDS encoding helix-turn-helix domain-containing protein, producing MKRHAADPAIESRRKVPPPTDTDPVIEALVQDIIAKVADKWTMLILEVLEEHGTLRFTQIGKHVGSISQKMLTKTLRQMESDGLVRRTVHPVIPPHVDYDLTHLGRTLGSAFCGVWIWAETHHADIEEARRRFKEQPPRPAMD from the coding sequence ATGAAACGGCACGCCGCCGACCCGGCCATCGAGAGCCGGCGCAAGGTTCCGCCGCCCACGGATACCGATCCGGTCATCGAGGCGCTGGTTCAGGACATCATCGCCAAGGTGGCCGACAAATGGACGATGCTCATTCTGGAAGTGCTGGAGGAGCACGGCACGCTGCGCTTCACGCAGATCGGCAAACATGTGGGCAGCATCAGCCAGAAGATGCTGACAAAAACGCTGAGACAGATGGAAAGCGATGGGTTGGTGCGCCGCACCGTGCATCCCGTCATTCCGCCGCATGTGGATTATGATCTCACCCATCTCGGCCGCACGCTGGGCAGCGCCTTTTGCGGCGTGTGGATCTGGGCGGAAACGCACCATGCGGACATAGAAGAGGCGCGGCGGCGGTTCAAAGAACAGCCACCGCGCCCAGCAATGGATTAA
- a CDS encoding helicase HerA-like C-terminal domain-containing protein — protein MLQDGQLYIGTSRNPDDSLNKGEYLELKFGNRHGLITGATGTGKTVTLQVLAEGFSKAGVPVFCADIKGDLSGIAAEGEAKDWVQKRAEQIGFTDFSYGKSPVIFWDLYGEKGHRVRATIAEMGPLLLARLMDASEAQEGVLNIAFKIADQGGLPLLDLKDLQSLLNYMGENATELSNQFGLISKSSVGSLQRGLLVLEQQGAANFFGEPALKIADIMRVGTDGRGTISVLAADRLMMNPRLYATFLLWMLSELFEELPEVGDPEKPRLVFFFDEAHLLFNDAPKVLVERVEQVVRLIRSKGVGVYFVTQNPLDVPETVLAQLGNRVQHALRAYTPREQKAVRTAADTFRQNPAFNTADTITTLGTGEALISTLHDKGAPSIVERTLVRPPSGRVGPLTDAERKSLIDVSPVAGQYDKDIDRESAFEILAARAQKVAEAEAAKRAEEENAANQSDNASGRWRLPGFGDEEPAPTSTGSRNGGTRKTGYQRETVIEAAMKSAARSVATSVGRAIVRGILGSLKR, from the coding sequence ATGTTGCAGGACGGACAGCTCTATATCGGCACCAGCCGCAATCCGGACGACAGCCTGAACAAGGGCGAATATCTGGAACTGAAATTCGGCAACCGCCATGGCCTCATCACCGGCGCGACGGGAACGGGCAAGACCGTGACCCTGCAGGTTCTCGCCGAAGGTTTTTCCAAGGCCGGCGTTCCGGTCTTCTGCGCCGATATCAAGGGGGACCTTTCCGGCATCGCGGCCGAGGGCGAAGCGAAAGACTGGGTGCAGAAACGCGCCGAACAGATCGGCTTCACCGATTTTTCTTACGGCAAGTCGCCCGTCATCTTCTGGGATCTCTACGGTGAAAAAGGCCATCGCGTGCGCGCCACCATCGCCGAAATGGGGCCGCTGCTGCTCGCCCGGCTGATGGATGCCTCGGAAGCGCAGGAGGGCGTGCTCAACATCGCCTTCAAGATCGCCGATCAGGGCGGGCTGCCGCTGCTCGATCTCAAAGACCTGCAATCGCTCCTGAATTATATGGGCGAAAATGCAACTGAGCTCTCCAACCAGTTCGGCCTGATTTCCAAGTCCTCGGTCGGCTCGCTGCAGCGCGGGCTGCTGGTTCTCGAACAGCAGGGTGCCGCCAATTTCTTCGGCGAACCGGCGCTGAAGATCGCCGACATCATGCGTGTGGGCACCGATGGTCGCGGCACCATTTCGGTTCTCGCCGCCGACCGGCTGATGATGAACCCGCGCCTTTACGCCACCTTCCTGCTCTGGATGCTCTCGGAACTGTTCGAGGAACTGCCTGAAGTCGGCGATCCGGAAAAGCCGCGCCTGGTGTTCTTCTTCGACGAGGCGCATCTGCTGTTCAACGATGCGCCAAAGGTGCTGGTGGAACGCGTGGAACAGGTTGTGCGGCTTATCCGCTCCAAGGGCGTGGGCGTTTATTTCGTGACGCAGAACCCGCTCGACGTGCCGGAAACGGTTCTTGCCCAGCTCGGCAACCGCGTGCAGCACGCGCTGCGCGCCTATACGCCGCGCGAGCAGAAGGCCGTGCGCACCGCCGCCGACACCTTCCGCCAGAACCCGGCCTTCAACACCGCCGACACCATCACCACGCTCGGCACGGGCGAGGCGCTGATTTCCACCCTGCATGACAAGGGCGCGCCTTCCATCGTGGAACGCACCCTCGTGCGCCCGCCATCGGGCCGCGTCGGGCCACTCACCGATGCGGAGCGCAAGTCTCTGATCGATGTGAGCCCCGTCGCCGGCCAATATGACAAGGATATCGACCGGGAATCCGCCTTCGAAATCCTCGCCGCCCGCGCCCAGAAGGTGGCGGAAGCCGAGGCCGCCAAGCGCGCGGAAGAGGAAAATGCCGCCAACCAGTCCGACAACGCCTCCGGACGCTGGCGCCTGCCCGGCTTCGGCGACGAGGAGCCCGCACCGACCTCCACCGGCTCGCGCAATGGCGGTACACGCAAGACCGGCTACCAGCGCGAAACGGTGATCGAGGCGGCGATGAAAAGTGCCGCCCGCTCGGTCGCGACCTCAGTGGGACGCGCGATCGTGCGCGGGATTTTGGGTAGTTTGAAGCGGTAA
- a CDS encoding XRE family transcriptional regulator, giving the protein MSNAKPSVGGTLEDFLDGLGEKEEIYGEAIKRVLAWQIEEARKKQSLTKSEMAARMGTSRTQVERILDPHNVAVSLDTLERAARSVGKKLRIELVDA; this is encoded by the coding sequence ATGAGCAATGCGAAACCTTCTGTCGGAGGTACCCTTGAAGATTTCCTTGATGGGCTTGGCGAAAAAGAAGAAATCTATGGTGAGGCGATCAAGCGAGTTTTGGCATGGCAGATCGAAGAGGCCAGAAAGAAGCAATCGCTCACCAAGTCCGAAATGGCTGCGAGAATGGGTACCAGCCGTACCCAGGTCGAAAGAATACTCGATCCTCACAATGTCGCCGTCTCGCTCGATACGCTCGAGCGAGCGGCCCGTTCAGTGGGTAAAAAGCTGAGGATCGAGCTTGTCGACGCCTAG
- a CDS encoding DUF1579 domain-containing protein encodes MEMESAKPQKEHEFLSRIVGDWVMTASSGHDCYDANDPSQRFTETVRSIGGLWIVGEGTGRMPDGDQMTAVITVGFDPAKGNFVGTWIGSMMTNLWVYRGWLEEDGKTLTLEAEGPAFDGSGRIDTYHDVLVLHDDNHRSFSGSVRQPDGTFKTFMTSEFRRKA; translated from the coding sequence ATGGAAATGGAAAGCGCCAAGCCGCAGAAGGAACACGAGTTCCTGTCGAGGATCGTCGGCGACTGGGTCATGACCGCCAGTTCGGGCCATGATTGTTATGACGCCAACGATCCCTCGCAGCGATTCACCGAGACGGTCCGTTCCATCGGCGGGCTGTGGATCGTCGGTGAGGGCACCGGCAGGATGCCCGATGGCGACCAGATGACGGCCGTGATCACGGTCGGTTTCGATCCGGCCAAGGGTAATTTCGTCGGAACCTGGATAGGGTCGATGATGACCAATCTCTGGGTCTATCGGGGCTGGCTGGAAGAGGACGGCAAGACCCTGACACTGGAAGCCGAAGGCCCGGCCTTCGACGGTTCCGGCCGCATCGACACCTATCACGACGTTCTGGTGCTGCATGACGACAATCACCGCAGCTTTTCCGGCAGCGTCCGCCAGCCGGACGGCACATTCAAGACCTTCATGACATCGGAATTCCGGCGCAAGGCATAA
- a CDS encoding organic hydroperoxide resistance protein produces MPILYTTKASATGGRAGNAKSEDGVLDVTLTVPKELGGDGARGTNPEQLFAAGYSACFLGALKFVAGKEKVKIPEDTTVTATVGIGPREDGGGFGIEVSLKANIPGVEREVAEKLVAAAHIVCPYSHAMRTSTEVPVSVA; encoded by the coding sequence ATGCCTATTCTCTATACGACCAAAGCATCCGCCACCGGTGGCCGCGCTGGCAACGCCAAGTCGGAAGACGGCGTTCTCGACGTTACGCTGACCGTTCCGAAGGAACTCGGTGGCGATGGTGCCCGTGGCACCAATCCGGAGCAGCTGTTCGCCGCCGGTTATTCCGCCTGCTTCCTGGGCGCACTGAAATTTGTTGCCGGCAAGGAAAAGGTAAAGATTCCTGAAGACACGACTGTGACGGCGACAGTGGGCATCGGCCCGCGTGAGGATGGTGGCGGTTTCGGCATCGAAGTATCGCTGAAGGCGAATATTCCGGGTGTCGAGCGCGAAGTCGCCGAAAAGCTCGTTGCCGCCGCCCATATTGTCTGCCCTTACAGCCACGCCATGCGCACCTCCACGGAAGTGCCGGTCTCGGTTGCCTGA
- a CDS encoding SDR family oxidoreductase, protein MKITGNTILITGGGSGIGRALAEAFHQAGNRVIISGRRKAMLDEVTAANPGMASMVMDATDAAGIRAFAEALVKAHPSLNAVINNAGIMRPEEIAAAPDYLDTAEETIATNLLAPIRLTAALLPHFLKQPAATVLTVSSGLAFVPMVLTPTYSATKSAIHAYSVALREQLKETPVEVIEIVPPYVQTTLMGEGQANDERAMPLEAFISEVMDILKNRPDEKEVVVERCKPLRFAAQNGNFDQVFAMINHMHP, encoded by the coding sequence ATGAAAATCACCGGCAACACCATTCTCATCACCGGCGGCGGTTCCGGCATCGGCCGGGCGCTGGCGGAAGCGTTTCATCAGGCTGGCAACAGGGTCATCATTTCCGGCCGCCGCAAGGCCATGCTCGACGAGGTGACGGCTGCCAATCCCGGCATGGCCTCGATGGTCATGGATGCGACGGACGCCGCAGGCATCCGCGCTTTCGCCGAGGCGCTGGTGAAGGCCCATCCAAGCCTCAACGCCGTCATCAACAATGCCGGGATCATGCGGCCGGAAGAGATCGCCGCTGCGCCGGATTATCTGGATACGGCCGAAGAAACCATCGCCACCAATCTTCTCGCGCCGATCCGCCTGACGGCGGCGCTTTTGCCGCATTTCCTCAAGCAACCCGCCGCCACCGTGCTCACGGTGTCCTCCGGCTTGGCCTTCGTGCCCATGGTGCTGACCCCCACCTACAGCGCCACCAAATCGGCCATCCACGCCTATTCGGTCGCGCTGCGCGAGCAGCTGAAGGAGACGCCGGTGGAGGTCATCGAAATCGTGCCGCCCTATGTGCAGACGACGCTGATGGGCGAGGGGCAGGCCAATGACGAAAGGGCCATGCCGCTTGAGGCGTTCATTTCCGAAGTCATGGACATTCTCAAGAACCGCCCGGATGAGAAGGAAGTCGTGGTGGAACGCTGCAAGCCTTTGCGTTTTGCCGCGCAGAACGGGAATTTCGATCAGGTCTTCGCCATGATCAACCATATGCATCCTTGA
- a CDS encoding DUF937 domain-containing protein: protein MNEIIDQIAAKAGIDPQLAEKAVGMILGFLQREAADGPIAKMIEAIPGASDLVAQYNGEGTGNGGGGLLGGLMSAIGGGGIMGLGQQLMSQGIGMSEISTLAKETIAVARQHAGDETVDQVIASVPGLSQFA from the coding sequence ATGAACGAAATCATTGATCAGATCGCCGCGAAGGCAGGTATCGACCCTCAGCTGGCCGAAAAGGCCGTTGGCATGATTCTCGGTTTTCTCCAGCGCGAAGCGGCCGACGGCCCGATCGCCAAGATGATCGAAGCCATCCCGGGCGCCAGTGATCTCGTGGCGCAATATAACGGCGAGGGCACCGGTAATGGCGGCGGCGGTCTGCTGGGCGGACTGATGAGCGCGATCGGCGGCGGCGGCATCATGGGTCTCGGCCAGCAGTTGATGAGCCAGGGCATCGGCATGAGCGAGATTTCCACGCTCGCCAAGGAAACCATCGCCGTTGCCCGCCAGCACGCCGGTGACGAGACCGTTGACCAGGTGATCGCCTCGGTTCCGGGCCTTAGCCAGTTCGCATAA
- a CDS encoding VOC family protein — protein MSDTHGKFIWVELMTPDMEAAARFYGHVIGWQTKDFGSPEMPYLVLEADGKGMGGVMELTEEHKGAGIPPNWTAYVDVDDVDATAEQFAAKGGAIRRPPEDIPEIGRFAVVADPFGAVLCIMTPLPMETGGFPEDMQAKQGHVGWYELFTDNVDEAMAFYADVFGWTRDHDFDMGEMGPYRIFAHNGKGVGGMMKRMPEVPVCHWGYYFNVDGIEDAVTRVSTGGGKIVNGPMEVPGESWIVNCMDPQGAYFSLVSQKK, from the coding sequence ATGTCGGATACACATGGAAAATTCATCTGGGTCGAACTGATGACGCCTGACATGGAAGCGGCCGCCCGCTTTTATGGCCATGTCATCGGCTGGCAGACCAAGGATTTCGGTTCGCCGGAAATGCCCTATCTCGTGCTGGAGGCTGACGGCAAAGGCATGGGCGGCGTCATGGAGCTGACCGAGGAGCACAAGGGCGCGGGCATTCCGCCGAACTGGACCGCCTATGTCGACGTCGATGATGTGGATGCGACGGCGGAACAATTTGCGGCAAAGGGCGGCGCGATCAGGCGCCCGCCAGAGGATATTCCCGAAATCGGCCGTTTTGCCGTGGTGGCCGATCCCTTCGGCGCGGTCCTGTGCATCATGACGCCGCTGCCGATGGAAACCGGCGGTTTCCCCGAGGATATGCAGGCCAAACAGGGCCATGTGGGCTGGTACGAACTCTTCACCGACAACGTCGATGAAGCCATGGCCTTTTACGCCGACGTGTTCGGCTGGACCAGGGACCATGATTTCGACATGGGCGAGATGGGCCCGTATCGCATCTTCGCCCATAACGGCAAGGGCGTTGGCGGCATGATGAAACGCATGCCGGAAGTCCCGGTCTGCCACTGGGGCTATTATTTCAACGTCGATGGCATCGAGGATGCCGTCACGCGTGTCAGCACCGGGGGCGGCAAGATCGTCAACGGCCCGATGGAGGTTCCCGGCGAAAGCTGGATCGTCAACTGTATGGATCCGCAGGGTGCTTATTTCTCGCTGGTGTCGCAGAAGAAATAA
- a CDS encoding thioredoxin family protein yields the protein MSHPVVSKEEWLAARRDLLVKEKELTRARDRLNEARRGLPWEEVTKDYIFDAPSGPKSLKELFGDCSQLIVYHFMLAPDWEEGCTGCSFFADHVDGAMIHLKHGDAGFVAVSRAPLEKIEAYRNRMGWKFPWVSAADSDFNYDYQASFRDEDIKGGAITYNYREIEPMGDLKDLHGVSIFAKGEDGKIYHTYSAYARGMEQALGTLMLLDLVPKGRNEDGVMDWVRRHDQYEDAPKAASCCH from the coding sequence ATGTCTCATCCCGTCGTTTCGAAAGAGGAGTGGCTTGCGGCCCGCCGCGATCTGCTGGTGAAGGAAAAGGAACTGACCCGCGCCCGCGACAGGCTGAACGAAGCCCGGCGTGGATTGCCCTGGGAAGAGGTGACGAAGGACTATATTTTCGACGCGCCTTCCGGCCCGAAATCGCTGAAGGAACTGTTCGGTGATTGCAGCCAGCTCATCGTTTATCACTTCATGCTGGCGCCTGACTGGGAGGAGGGCTGCACCGGCTGTTCCTTTTTCGCCGACCATGTCGATGGCGCGATGATCCATCTGAAACATGGCGATGCGGGTTTCGTCGCGGTTTCCCGCGCGCCGCTTGAAAAGATCGAAGCCTATAGAAACCGCATGGGCTGGAAGTTCCCATGGGTTTCCGCAGCGGACAGCGATTTCAATTATGATTATCAGGCTTCCTTCCGTGATGAGGATATCAAGGGCGGGGCCATCACCTATAATTACCGTGAAATCGAACCGATGGGCGATCTGAAGGATCTGCACGGCGTCAGCATTTTCGCCAAGGGCGAAGATGGCAAGATTTATCACACCTACTCGGCCTATGCCCGCGGCATGGAACAGGCGCTCGGCACGTTGATGCTGCTCGATCTGGTGCCAAAAGGCCGTAATGAAGACGGTGTAATGGATTGGGTGCGACGGCACGACCAATATGAGGACGCGCCGAAAGCCGCATCCTGCTGCCACTGA